The sequence CTCGCGGAGGTCAGCGACTACCAGGACCTGCCGAGTTGGCGGCGTCTGGTGGTGGACACCGCCGCGGCGCTGCTCGCCGAGGTCGGCGGGGTGCTCGTCGTGCCGATGACCCTGCTCAGGCAGGAGTACCGGGACGAGATCTTCGGCGGGCTGGCGGCCCGTCGGATAGCCGTGCGGCACGTGCTGCTGACCCCGGCGGAAACGATCCTGCGGCAGCGGATCGCGACACGGGAGGAACCGGGCGCTCCCGAGGACGTGGACCTCCGGGTGCGCCAGTGGGCCTACGACCACATCCCGGCCTACCAGCAGGCCCTCGGCTGGCTCACCGCCGACGCACACGCCATCGACAACGGCGCGCTGACCGTGCGCGAGACGGCGGAGCGGATCGCCGAAGCCGTCCGCACCGAGCAGGCCGGGGTCTGCGACATCGTGCAGACCCCGGAACCGACGCGGGAGACGGTGGCAGCCGGGGTCCTCCTCTTCGACGAGCAGGACCGGGTGCTCCTGGTGGATCCGACGTACAAGCCGGACTGGGAGTTCCCGGGCGGGGTCGTCGAAGCGGGCGAGGCACCCGCGCGGGCCGGCGTACGGGAGGTCGCGGAGGAACTGGGCCTCGTACTGGACCGGACCCCCGACCTGCTCGTGGTCGACTGGGAAGCCCCGCAGCCGCCCGGCTACGGGGGACTGCGCCTGCTCTTCGACGGCGGCCGCCTCCCGGACACGGCGGCGGCCCGGCTCCGGCTCCCCGGCCCCGAACTGCGCGCCTGGCGCTTCGTCACGGAGGCCGAGGCCGCCACCCTCCTCCCGCGCCACCGCTACGAACGCCTGCGCTGGGCCCTGCGCGCCCGCGAGCGCGGCCGGCCCCTGTACCTGGAGGCGGGCAGCCCGGTCGGCTGAAGCACGGGCTCAGGGAGCGGTGTCCGCCGCGACCTTCGCGAGCGCGGCGGCCGTGTCCGCCGTCAGGGGGTCGCCGTGGCCGAAGCAGGCGACGGCGGGCGCCAGCGCCGCCAGCCGCCGGAAGGAGTCCACCGCCCCGGCCCGGTCCACGTTGAAGACGCCCAGCATCAGCGGGCCGACGGCGGCGACGCAGTCCCCGGTGAACAGCACGCCGTGGTGCGGGAGGTGGACGCCGATGCTGCCGTCGGTGTGGCCCGGGGCGTGCACCACGTACGCCCCGTCCCCGAAGCCCAGCGCCTCCCCGTCCTCCACCTCCTGGTCGACCGGGGTGGGCGGGGCCTCGGGGACCACCGTCAGGGCGTGCTGGTACAGCGGGACCTCCCAGTCCAGCAGCACCGGTTCGGGCACGGGCCGCTCGCCACGGATCACGGGCGCGTCCAGCCGGTGGGCCAGTACGCGCGCGCCCCAGCGGGCGGCGAGCTCACCGGCCGCGCCGATGTGGTCGCCGTGGCAGTGCGTCAGGAC comes from Streptomyces sp. NBC_01408 and encodes:
- a CDS encoding MBL fold metallo-hydrolase, with translation MDLVEVLPNRLHMLRFPIGQAYLWQDGEALTLIDAGNAESASEIEGAIRFLGLEPERLERIVLTHCHGDHIGAAGELAARWGARVLAHRLDAPVIRGERPVPEPVLLDWEVPLYQHALTVVPEAPPTPVDQEVEDGEALGFGDGAYVVHAPGHTDGSIGVHLPHHGVLFTGDCVAAVGPLMLGVFNVDRAGAVDSFRRLAALAPAVACFGHGDPLTADTAAALAKVAADTAP
- a CDS encoding NUDIX hydrolase; this encodes MILWINGTFGAGKTSTARELIGLIPDSTLFDPELIGDALRGLLPRKRLAEVSDYQDLPSWRRLVVDTAAALLAEVGGVLVVPMTLLRQEYRDEIFGGLAARRIAVRHVLLTPAETILRQRIATREEPGAPEDVDLRVRQWAYDHIPAYQQALGWLTADAHAIDNGALTVRETAERIAEAVRTEQAGVCDIVQTPEPTRETVAAGVLLFDEQDRVLLVDPTYKPDWEFPGGVVEAGEAPARAGVREVAEELGLVLDRTPDLLVVDWEAPQPPGYGGLRLLFDGGRLPDTAAARLRLPGPELRAWRFVTEAEAATLLPRHRYERLRWALRARERGRPLYLEAGSPVG